The Arvicanthis niloticus isolate mArvNil1 chromosome 21, mArvNil1.pat.X, whole genome shotgun sequence genome includes the window ctctggaagagcagtcagtgcttttagccactgagccatctctccagccctagaatggatatttttttcccccgagacagggtttctctgtgtagtcctggctgtcctggactcactctgtagaccaggctggcctcaaactcagaaatccgcctgcctctgcctcccaagtgctgggattaaaggcgtgcgccaccactgcctggcagaatgGATTTTTGCAGTAAGAGTTTTCACTGTTTTCTCCCAATGACAAGGTCAGGACTATGTTCACCTGTACAGTGCCTGTAAAAATGGGCCCCTTTAAAATTGCATGGAACAGCAGAAAGGCAGTTATGGCTTACCAGCTTCTTCCTGGGACCGGATTCCATGTAGTATGCATATGGATAGGTGTATTGCAGGGTATATCGACACTataataggaaaggaaaaaaaaaaaaaagaagaagaagaagttttaTCTTTGATTCTACTTGACCCACACATTATTAGGTGGCTCTTACAATTCATATCCAACCATGCAAATGGGACTTTAGACATGGGGACCTTAAAGAAACAAGGCCAAACTACAGAGATGATGGACTACAGGAAGACAGGGAAACTGGAAACAATGGTCACAGAATCACCACCCTTCATATTGATTAATCGCCACCAGTTGCCTCAGGGCTTTTCTGTGGTCATTAAAATCTACATATCTCAATAGTTATCAATTATATACTATCTTTTCAGTTATCCATAAatggaacaaagaagaaaaaggcttTAGTTTTCTCTGTTGGCAGACAGTAAAACTGCTCAGAACTCTCTTAGACATCTAGCAAAGGGCCAAGACTTCTGGTATTTTCAGCACAGGGAAATGTGGCCCCACAGACATGAATGCAAAGCTATGCAGGGCACCAaactcctccttccttctccctcctttcagagATGGCCTCCTACCCTAATGTTTGCAGCCAACAGGGACCAGTGATGGAAGAGTGAGATGGTGGATACCTTGGCTAACAGCTTGGCAGCATTCTGCAGGTACTGCCAGTCAATCCACGTTCCCAGATTGTTCATAACCCTCTCTTGAATCTTCTCGTGAATCCGCTGGTATGTTTGTGCCTCCAGCTGCAAGCTTTTGTTGTGATTTTCCCActacaaagcagagaaagaagaaaaaatgcagAGTCCCAGGAAGGTACAGAGGTCAACACAGAAATTTAAGACAAACACTGGCTGGTAGGCCATGCCCATAGATTGCTCTATCTTCTTATGGAACAGACAGACCATGATTCATCACTCAACTAAGGGAATATCCCATCATCCTGCACAATTGAAACCACATTTGTAGGAGGCAATACTCAAGCACGTGACTGGAGCCAGtcactgacctccacatatgcacacagcatCCCAGTGCTCTTATGTCAGCAGGCCAAGTGGAGAAAGCCAACCCCGAAAGGGCTGGTGTAAGATAGGATACCTACCCTCTCAAAGTAGAACAAGTACTTCTTGAGGGCCTCCCTGGCCTGTGCTTGCTGGCTCTGGTTGACAATGTCAGGATTCTCCTTGTACCGGCTACATTCATAGTACTCACTACCATGGGTCTTCCAGTCTCCTAGACACATCCAGCAGAAGTCTGCACAGAAAGAAGGGTGAAGTCCTTTATCTTCACAAGACAACCACAAACTCCTCCAAGGCACAGGCAGGAGAGCAGGATGAAGGGGTAACCCAAACACAGACTCCCAAAGTTGCCTCTCTGGAGAGGGATATACAACTCTCACTCTTGTCACATCTCCTGTCCCCAGGCTTGTTAGCATAGCCAATGGCCTATGAATTCCAACAGCAAACATCATATACCTTACTATGCTGGACAAGGTCACTGGTCAACTCTGTCAATACCATTTCAAGAAGCAAAAATGTGCCTAAAAGCATCTCATCTGGTCATCTAGAACATAGGCTGCCTATAGAGATGGCTCTCCTCATTACTTCCCAGGCTTACGATTCTTGCTTGCCCTAAGATCTTtacacacaaaactgaaaatcaaatttcttccttttttggtgtgtgtgtaccTACGTTCATGTACATACACTTTGAGGACAGAGGTCAATCCTGAATGTTGTTCTTCAGGTGCTTAGTCatcccttaccccacccccaccctttgaGATAGGTAAGCTCTAGGCTAGGCTAGCCAGCAGAAGTCGCAggaatccacttgtctctgcctccccaacactGAACACTGAGATTACAAATATGTGCCACTATATATACCTGCCTTATTACCCAGGTAACAAATGGGTCATGTCACAATTGTGAAACTGAGAACTGTGTGAGAGACTATCTGAACATATCTTCAATTTGTAGGAATTTGATCtggcaggaagaaaaaggaaactacCAGTTTGTAGCTCTGTAAACTGGTCCCAATGGATCAAAGACAGAGATCGCTCTCGAAGAAAAACTTTTAATTCTCTTGTTATCTTTCTgttttgggaaaaataaaaaaccttgaaCTGAGTGTgttggcacatgtctgtaatccacCCACTTGGGAGACACAGATGGAGAACTGCTGCAAGCCCGAGGCCACCCAGGCCTACACAGCAGTCCCTGCCCATaaagaaagataaggaaaaaaGTCTTGTTGGATGACTGAAGATCATGAGGTCACACCAAACTTGACTTTTAACTACATATGTCACCAGGACAGTAATGGAATTATAAAAGAATGTTCCCACCCCCAAATCAAAAGCCAGTTACAGTGATCTTAAAGTGATGGAGACTCCCCTTTGATTCGCCGATTTGTTATAAAAGAACTCACTAAGAAGTAATGGAGATGAAAGCACAAGGAACACAGACCATGCCCCTGGACCAGGCCTGAACTCACCATGCTTACACTTGGAGCATTGCtgtcagagagaaacagaagagaacacatTTAGGAAGCATACTTTAACCAAGGACTCCATGTTTGCAAGCAAACTACATCTTCTGCTCACCATGTGATTGCAGCCTCCATTCTTCTCGATGCAGATGTTGCACTTGGgacactgaggagacagaaggtgCCATTAGGCTTACACATCACCAGCCCGGTTCTAAGAAACACTACACACAACTCCAAGCACCCATGCCCAGTAGCTCATGGCAAGCACTTCTGGGGAGGAATGTCTCACTTAAATGTGGCAGGTCGCTGAGGCTGGAATAGCAATACAAGGAAATGAGGTCAGCATGCTGGGATCCGAAATAAGTCCACTGTCAGCTGAGGTTCACTAAGTCCTCCACCATCTGTCCTTGCTATGACACCACTCAGATTAAGCCCAGGCTGAGGCAGCAGAAAGCAGGCCTGCTGGGAGAAACTAAgtcctgctcagcttgcttggaCTCTAGcttccagaagagggtgtggaaaCTGCCTCAAAACTCTTCTCACTTGAAAAAGGACAGCAAGCCTAGAGTAAAGCAGAGCCTCCCCTCAGGGTGAAGCAATCTATGTGTGATCCTGACTGAGTCAGTGAGCAGCTACACAATGGGGCCTTCTCCCAGGGTTAGTGTTAGTGAACACTGAGACTGTCTGGGCTTGTATTATATAGTCTTGCTATTTATGAACAATGCCAATTAACCACTCCACTTCCAGGGCTATCAAAACTTAGTAAATATCAACAAAAAttagggttttatttttctagttagaTCTCCTTCAGATCAACTTTTCTGAGTATTtggaattttattaaaataaatgcatctggagctgaagagatggctcagcagttaacaggacttgatgctcttgcagggGATCAGAGTTCAATCACACAGTGGCTCAAAATCATCCATTAATTCTAGTTCCAAAATATTCAAAAGGCACAtaagtggtgcacatacatatattccgGTAGAACAttcatacataaagtaaaaataattatattatcattatttatttatttatttttggagagaaaatttctttatgtagacagatcaggctagcctcaaagttcCAGAGACCCACTTATCTCCGCCTTTGGAGTGAGCACCCATGACCAGctctaaaaattaagaaaaatttatcCAAGGATTAAAAATTGATAAAACTATACTAAGCATGGCAGAGTGTCCAGTCTCTAGTCAGAGCCCtaggcaggctggctggctggctctcgctctctctctctctctctctctctctctctatatatatatatatatatatatattctctctctctctctctctctctatatatatatatatatatatagtctatgtgtatatatatgtatgtgtatatatatatatgcatgtgtacatatacgtatatatatacacatacacacacacacgttcttctCTCAGATGGCTAATCTACAGGGAGAGCTCTGGGCTGCATTACTTAGGAAAGATCCAGTACAGGCAACATATAGTCCTTACGTCTTTAGTGTGAGCACTAATGTAGTTAGCCGTTTCGGAGTCATCTGCACACTTGGTGAGCCATTTCCGGATTGTGGCGCAGTCTGTGGGAGCGTGATACATCTGTCGACACTTGAAACTTAAAATTGGAAAAGAAACACATTCAAATAGTCGTCAGGTCAGGGTTTCCTGTTTTAAATTTTCCTCTTGTTTGAATTAACAAATTCGAAGTCAGGGATTAGGCAAAATCATTTCTCTAGGTCTTTGGGACTCACCTAGGATTATAATGAAACACATTATGCTTCTTGATCTTGAGCCCAAGATACTCTCAACAGGCTCACAGAAGTTAGCTTCTCCTTAAGTCCCTTGGATGGTATTAACCCCTTCCGAAAGGAGTCAAACAGCCCAGTTTCCTTTTATTCCCCACCTTCTGAgttgctggggattaaactcaaggCCCTGAAGTTTACTATGAAGCTACAATCTCTGCCCCAAGGCCATTCACTGCCCTGCCCCTCTTTCATCTGGTGACCTTTCTGCATGTACTgcattacaggcatgagccaacaTGTCTGGCTCATGTGATGAGGGgcttaaacccagggctttatttGTTATACacacactctaccaactgagctacaactTTAGCCATGAGCTCAGCTCCTTGAAAAGCAAGTGAGGTAGGAGTACCTTCACTCAGGTTTAAGGTAGGACTGAGACTTTGGGGAACTTCTCTACACCTTCTGGCTAGATGTGTACATAAGGATGCACAAATACCAGCACTTGTAAAGTCCGAGGGCACTATCATATGTGAAAAGAAACTGATAGGTGGtaatgcacatctttaatcccagcacttgagaagcctagaggcagttggatctacaaaatgagtttgaggacagtcagtgctacagagaaaccctgtctcaactacCCACACTCCTCCCCAAAAGAAATTGAagcttaaaaaaaccaaacctaaacaAAGCAAAGCCAGGACTCTGGTTTTCGATTTCTTTTTGTACAAGTGAACAGTAAAGGCCCCCAAGGCAGCCAACTACTCAGTTCTCAGCTTTTGCTGGGACAGAGTCCACTCCCTATTCTGAACAGCAGAAGATACACACATTTCCTGTGAAGCTTCTATGAAGCTGGACTGTCAGTCTTCCAGGGAGCTGCAATCAGGACAAAGCTGGATCTAAATTATGGCTCTGTTATTTTTTGGTAGTTAGTAACCTTGTACCTTGGTCTCCTGACATAGAATACTAAAATGGTGACAGCAAATCTCACAGCTGTGATGATGCAGGGGAATGGCTTGTCACTTGGAATTTACTGAATGAGGAGAATCTCAGATGTAGAATTCACCCATGAATCAGTTTTATACAAGTCAGCCAGTGTCAATGGCATGGCACATGAAGTCAATTCTAGCACTACTACCAGCTAGGGAGGGTAGATCTTCGTGAtctttgaggacagcctggtttacaaagtaagttccaggttagccaacgttacatagcaagaccttgtctcaaaactaaacaaaataagacaaacaaggtcctgggttcaactcTTAGCACCATATAAACTGACCATGATGACGCAACTCTGGAATCATAGCACTATGGAGGCACAAGGAAGAccatcagatgttcaaggtcatccttggctatgctttgaatctgaggccagcctgagctaaataAGATCTTGCCAAAaaatctatataaaaaaaaattttaaatgtaaaaattagcttaaaaaaagttcaaaacagagaaaagatgaaaagtgTTGAAGTCACTGCAAACAGCCAATAAGGTAGACAGTGTCTGGGTCTGAGTGCAGCACAAACCTAACACACTTGCCAGGAATCTGCCACTTCCTTGCCTTCAGAGTCTGTTCATTTACCAAAAATACGTTGAGGAACATGAAATGCTGGGCACAAACCTGGCCACCCAGAGCTGTACTCTTCTAGACAGATGTGCCAACTCTCCCAACCCTGTCCTCACACAGAGCCACATACTCTGGAGGAAGATGGGCCATGAGCCCAGGACTGCTCAGCACTCACTCTCTTACCAGAAGACCTCGTTGCACCGATTGCACTGCACTCGGCGAGCTCTAGGCTCCTGTACCTGAATAACCATGGGGCAGTCTGCACCAGGGCACAGCTGGAGCTGGTAATGACTCTGTAAACACAGCAAAGGGAAATGATGAAGAGATGTAACTGCTGTGTCTCAGACTGCTCAAGTGCCACACTTCCAGCTGATGACCTATATCAAAGAACTAAACAAATTTAGGATAGACGTTGTGAAGAACAGATATTAACTAATTACTACAGAGAATCTTTCTTTAGCTTAAAACAAGGAGCCACTAACTCAAAGTTATTTTATAAGAAGGTACAGAAGTATACCTGCAGGCTGGGAAAAGATGTCTGCCTGTAGCTCCAGATACTTAGCTACTTGGAAAACGAAGtcaggaggattgcttgagtcCAGGGAGTTTAATCAAGGGGATCTGGGTCAACCCAGGGAGAACACAGCTCAGTTACCCGTGCATCTGACAGCTCGAGGACTCAAAGACCCTCAATGATCTATCCGCAGGAACAAACTATGCAAAGGAAAGGCCTTGCGTTTATCCTGCATATGTGCAGGACAACAGCCAATCCAATAAGCTTTGAAACTAAGTCACAACAGACAAAGTTCAAAATTATGCTGTACAGAATCTGCAAAGCTGGACAGACTGACAGCCTAAAAGGAAACAGAATATACAACTGGCCATAATGGTATCctgaagaaattttcaaattgttaaaacccaaactaaacaGCCCTTCTCTGCGCTGAATTGTAGCGAAAACCAAATGGAATAGCAACTTTTGAGCTATGTCTGACCTGTGCTCACCCCTCAGATAagatgacttgctcagcttgcttagTCACCTGTGTATCGAATGACAGGGATGACTGTCCACATTATGGCAGTGAAAACCAAGACTCAGGTAAACTAATGAGCAAGTGGTCTCATAACAAGGAAGCAACAGATCTGAGATTTAGATAGCATTTTTTCTGAGCACAAGGTCTttatcagttttaaaaatttaattatgcaTCTAGCATGGGAAATGAATAGGTATGTGCTGATGCACGCAGGTGCCtagaaaggccagaagaaggtgtcaagATCCCCTGTGGCTAGAGTTATGAATGGGACATGAGTACTGAGAGCTACCACCGTCCTCTTCaagactgagccatttctccagacccaaGAGCTATGTGATTTACCACCACCTGTGACTATACTGTCGAGAAGACAGAGGGCAAAAGAACAAGGCTGCTCATACCTCCACATAGTCCCTAAAGAGGTAGCGCCTGTATTTATCTCTCAATTCTTCGTTGGGTAGCAAGGGAAATACGAAGTCCTCCGGTGTGCGAAGTGGACAATCCTGAGCCATACACGAGATTCCTGTTGAACAAAGATAATGTGATGGATGACCATACTGTAGAAGACACAAGACAATATACTTATCCACTACGTTCAACCAACAAATTCTAATTTCATACAGGAAAGTCTCTGTTCAAAATAGTTGTCAAAGCTAGGTATGGTAGTGCCTTTAATCTCGGAGGCAggttatgagttcgaggccagactggtttacaaagtgagtccaaGATAGACATGGCTGTTACACAGATagtgtctcgaaaaaccacaaaacaagacaaaacaacaagaacTTATTCAAAGAGAAATTAACATGTTTTCATAATAATGTAATGAAGATATTGGGCCCAATTACCCAAATGTCATTATAAGCACcactaaataaaattatgttaggGATTCATGACttgaatcccagcattgggaaagCAGATGCAGAGTCTGAAGGCAACCTGGTTTACATGAGATCCAGGTCAGTTAAGGCTACAcgtggagggctggagagatggctcagcagttaagagcacacactgactgctcttccagaggtcctgagttcaattcccaacaaccacatggtggctcataactatctgtaatgggatctgatgccctcttctggtgtgtctgaagacagctacagtgtactcatataaataaaataaatcttaaaacaaacaaacaaacaaaaagctacacgtggagacctgtctcaaacaacaacaacaaacattatAGACTCAGTGACGTATATGATTGATTTTATTATATCATGTACATGTGGTTATTAGTAATATATTGAtattttggtgttttctttttttggaggggaAGCAGAGAACATTATTTCATATAGTCCAAGCTAGCTTTAAGCCAGCTATGTAGCTGAAGGAAGCGTTGAACTCCTGAtgcttctgcttctacctctcatATGTTGGGATCAcagtgtgccaccatgtctataGGTTAATACCCTGAGATTctgcagcaatgaacatggttctTAGTATTATCAAGTCAGGGGACAACAAATACTCCTGCACCTGATAATGAAATCTGATAGAGGTTACATTGCCCAAAAGCAGCAGACAGAATCAAGACAAAGCAGGCAGCTCAAAGGACAGCTTCCTCAGCATCCTACCCCGTCCCCACCTTCttacagacagggtttctctaaagttttggctgccctggaattggctctggagaccagcttggtctccaattcagagatcagcctgtttctgcctcttgaatactgggaattaaaggtgtgcaccaccaatgTCTAACTACGGACAGATCTCTTAAAAATGGACACAAGATCACTTTGTACCCACACCAGTATTTCTAAAAccttcaattttctcattttactggAGACTACAGAAAACTGTATTTAGACTGACTATATTTGTGGAGAGCTTTATAGGGCcgcttggcaggaatttgacattgagccaggacaaggaagtaagctcaGGCAGGATTCtgattttaggctagaacagggaagtactttgaggcaggaatctaattttaggatggaacaaagaagtaggcttcacaCATGAATATGActtttggactaggacagggaagtaggctcagaaatcttggtcatcctgattggtaccttagaaacagtaatcacaggactttatttattgccttgcttgtcctttgactatttgtgtttattatactATACTGCTTGACcttattacttgcatgtaattaaaatggtataaaagcagactggaaaaaaacaaacctgcctcagcctcagaactggctgaggtcatgctacaatgttgtctaattgtagttttttcctttttaatcctCAATCCTGTGCTGGAAAACCTGGTGACTGACTGAACTGGCTTGGTCAATCTGTTAATCTTGGAAGAAATGTTTACttaagtatataaaaatacagactgaaagacaaataatttaaggctggagagacggcttagcagttaaaagcacttgctgctctaacagaggacctgggttccatcccagaacccatatgatgATCACCATCACCTATCACTTTAGTCCCAAGGATCCCATGCCCCCCTCACCTCCGCAGGCACtaagcgcgcgcgcgcgcgcgcgcacacacacacacacacacacacacacacacacacacacacagctacacgCAGACAaaatacttatatacacataaaatcaaatgaatatgtttttcaaaagacttttttttttttagagccaTATTTAATTTCAGTGCAGACTCACCTACACCAACACCATCTTTAACAAGTACTGAGCAATGCTGCTCCCAACAGCTTCGGCAAAACTGATGTTGGCAGGCCAGAGAGAGCAGGTTTTCCTTCCGCACAAACTGCATACACACTGCACAGTGGTGAGGGGGATGGGCTGTGGGGACctaggaggagagggagaacaaACACCACATAAGGTTCTGAAAGGCTGAACTGTAAAGGTTCTCACAGTCCACACTACGTTTGTCGAGAGCAGTGGTTTTCCCATATAAACATGCCCAAATCAAAAAAACAGATTAGCTTCTAGGTTCTTGGTTTTTGTAAAAGACttgagttagattcccagcacccacacgacaGCCTGCACCCATCTGTAAtccaagttccaggggatccagtgcacTCTGCtggcgcgcacgcgcgcgcgcgcacacacacacacacacacacacacacacacaacggtGTGCAGGTAGTACACATGCAGACTTGTAGAGACAACACTCAGGCCTTTCgtctcaacactcaggaagcaaaggcaggcagcagaTCTGATTTTCAGGCAAAGCCCTATCTACATAGGGGTTGGGTAAAATTAGGAACAAAATAAGGACCTTGGGCATTCTATACAGCACCAAGCAAAGCTGGTGTTGACACTGTGAGCCATGGAGAAAGCCATGAACACTCAAAGACAGCTCACTCTAGCAGAGACTCACATGTTTGCATGGATTAGGTTGAACTCGAgcctcaacaagcagctgagcaGAATTAGACCTGTACctagaaaacaaaaggcagaaacagaatcATATCTAAAGACATTTTTAACTCTCAAGAACAGAAGAGACCATCAGGTGTTGTGGTTACAGCAAAGTGTCATTTACCTTGTCAGTATAATAAtggtacatgtctataatcctagcactcagcaaatctgaggccagcctattctacataGTGTGTTTCAGGTTATCTCAATACATTCTTTTCTTTGGGGATGGGCAGGGGCAAGAAGaggttggagacagggttttactttgtagccccggctgtcctggaactctaacagatctgtctgtctctacctttcaAGTACTGAGTGTGCCACAATGCTCAGTagttctgtttggtttttaatatttattttatgtatataaaatttttgcttgcatgtatgtatatgcacaataTGCGTGCCTGGTGCCAagcaggccaggagagggcaccgGAGTCTCTGAAACTAGAGTTTTATATACAGTCAGCTGTAGCTGCCATGTGGTACTAGGAatctgggtcctcagcaagagcagtaaGAAACACTGAACCACCAGCCCTCAAAACTGTtttctgagagagaaaagaaatagctGATGAGAGAATATAAAATGCAACCACATTTATAAAGTTGTAAAATCATACAAAtagaagatacatttttaaaaaagatttattttatgtatgcgagTATACTGTTGATCTCTttaggcacaccagaagaggacatcagatcccattacagatggttgtgagccactgtgtagttgctgggaattgaactcaggacttttgagagagcagtcagtgctcttaaccactgagccacctctccagtttcCCAGAAGATACATAGTTGAAGAATAAGAGTATAAACAGTATATGAAAGGAAATAACTCAATTAGCAGAGTATTTGCTTCATGCACAAGGTTTGATGTCTTCCATATTCAAGGAGAAGAGACAGGGGGACCTACTGTGCCCAATTTGAAGCTATTCTTGGTTTCTGTCATTCTTAATTGTCAAAGACCCTAAGAAGCCACTGCTATTGACATGTAGTAGGTAAAGCCCAGGTGCTGCCAAATTTCCTATAGTTTACATAGTAACACTACATCCCCAAAGAATTATCCACTCCAGCCAAGCCTCACGGCATAGATCTGTATTCCCAGCTACTTCAGACATAGCAACAGGGAGATCacaagttaaaggccagccaAGCTACAGAGAGACTTAGGGTACCTAGACAACTTAGCAAAATCGTATTTCAAAATAAAGAGTAAATTGGGGTTGAAGATATTGCTAAGTGGAAAAGCACTTGCTCAGTCCATCAAAAGTATTAAACACATGTACGATTATCACACCTAACCattttccaactttttttttgggggggggtaggtgttATGGGGAATGATctattacacacagacacagaagatTTAATGTAAATCTGCCACCAAACaacagaggtttaaaaaaaatgtatgaagacACCTGTATAGTAACAAAAAACTATTCTAGCATTAAAACTGAAATAGAAGAATATGCTGAAGAGATGAGAATATGCACAAAGAAAGGGATATAAAATACGTTCAAGTGTTTtagcaactgtgtgtgtgttaagaacaTACTCCACAATGCCAAGAACAAGCATAGTGAGTTGGGCAGACACTGAAGGATGCTATGAACTCATTCATCTTTCCACTGAACATCTTGCTATGTCCAGGATACATGCTGGGTAGTTTTTATGTTAATTTAACAAAAGCCAGAAGTCACCTGAGAGGGGGAAAAATTGACTGAGAAAATGCTCCCCTAAGATCAGGCTATAGGCCTGGTGTGGTAATATACTCTTTTGATCCCAGGGCTTAGAGGTAGAAACAGGCATAtctccttgagttcaaggccagcctggtctacagagcaaattcaagGACAACCAGAGCCATATAATGGTTGTCTGCCCCCCCAATCCCCAAAAATattggaggctagagagatggcttagcagttaagagctattccagaggtactgagttcaattcccagcaatcacacaaGActttaatgagatctgatgccatataaaataaatcttaaaaaaaacaaaaaacaaaaaacaaaaaaaacccaaaaagattAGGCTGTAGGCCAAGCCtggaaggtattttcttaattagtgactgataggGGTGGGAGTGGCCCATTATGGGTAGTGACACCTCTGGGCTACAAGAAACTAGGCTTCGTAAAATCGCAGTGGCTGGGCAGAGGATGCTATGGGCAATTTCATATCTTACCTGTCCAGAATCTCTGAGACTTGCCAGTGGAAA containing:
- the Arih2 gene encoding E3 ubiquitin-protein ligase ARIH2 isoform X3, translated to MSVDMNSQGSDSNEEDYDPNCEEEEEEEEDPGDIEDYYVGVASDVEQQGADAFDPEEYQFTCLTYKESEGALHEHMTSLASVLKVSHSVAKLILVNFHWQVSEILDRYRSNSAQLLVEARVQPNPCKHVPTAHPPHHCAVCMQFVRKENLLSLACQHQFCRSCWEQHCSVLVKDGVGVGISCMAQDCPLRTPEDFVFPLLPNEELRDKYRRYLFRDYVESHYQLQLCPGADCPMVIQVQEPRARRVQCNRCNEVFCFKCRQMYHAPTDCATIRKWLTKCADDSETANYISAHTKDCPKCNICIEKNGGCNHMQCSKCKHGEFRPGPGAWSVFLVLSSPLLLNFCWMCLGDWKTHGSEYYECSRYKENPDIVNQSQQAQAREALKKYLFYFERWENHNKSLQLEAQTYQRIHEKIQERVMNNLGTWIDWQYLQNAAKLLAKCRYTLQYTYPYAYYMESGPRKKLALPGYSPLSF
- the Arih2 gene encoding E3 ubiquitin-protein ligase ARIH2 isoform X1, which produces MSVDMNSQGSDSNEEDYDPNCEEEEEEEEDPGDIEDYYVGVASDVEQQGADAFDPEEYQFTCLTYKESEGALHEHMTSLASVLKVSHSVAKLILVNFHWQVSEILDRYRSNSAQLLVEARVQPNPCKHVPTAHPPHHCAVCMQFVRKENLLSLACQHQFCRSCWEQHCSVLVKDGVGVGISCMAQDCPLRTPEDFVFPLLPNEELRDKYRRYLFRDYVESHYQLQLCPGADCPMVIQVQEPRARRVQCNRCNEVFCFKCRQMYHAPTDCATIRKWLTKCADDSETANYISAHTKDCPKCNICIEKNGGCNHMQCSKCKHGEFRPGPGAWSVFLVLSSPLLLNFCWMCLGDWKTHGSEYYECSRYKENPDIVNQSQQAQAREALKKYLFYFERWENHNKSLQLEAQTYQRIHEKIQERVMNNLGTWIDWQYLQNAAKLLAKCRYTLQYTYPYAYYMESGPRKKLFEYQQAQLEAEIENLSWKVERADSYDRGDLENQMHIAEQRRRTLLKDFHDT
- the Arih2 gene encoding E3 ubiquitin-protein ligase ARIH2 isoform X2, which gives rise to MSVDMNSQGSDSNEEDYDPNCEEEEEEEEDPGDIEDYYVGVASDVEQQGADAFDPEEYQFTCLTYKESEGALHEHMTSLASVLKVSHSVAKLILVNFHWQVSEILDRYRSNSAQLLVEARVQPNPCKHVPTAHPPHHCAVCMQFVRKENLLSLACQHQFCRSCWEQHCSVLVKDGVGVGISCMAQDCPLRTPEDFVFPLLPNEELRDKYRRYLFRDYVESHYQLQLCPGADCPMVIQVQEPRARRVQCNRCNEVFCFKCRQMYHAPTDCATIRKWLTKCADDSETANYISAHTKDCPKCNICIEKNGGCNHMQCSKCKHDFCWMCLGDWKTHGSEYYECSRYKENPDIVNQSQQAQAREALKKYLFYFERWENHNKSLQLEAQTYQRIHEKIQERVMNNLGTWIDWQYLQNAAKLLAKCRYTLQYTYPYAYYMESGPRKKLFEYQQAQLEAEIENLSWKVERADSYDRGDLENQMHIAEQRRRTLLKDFHDT
- the Arih2 gene encoding E3 ubiquitin-protein ligase ARIH2 isoform X4, with amino-acid sequence MLTAIGCILLMALVSHSVAKLILVNFHWQVSEILDRYRSNSAQLLVEARVQPNPCKHVPTAHPPHHCAVCMQFVRKENLLSLACQHQFCRSCWEQHCSVLVKDGVGVGISCMAQDCPLRTPEDFVFPLLPNEELRDKYRRYLFRDYVESHYQLQLCPGADCPMVIQVQEPRARRVQCNRCNEVFCFKCRQMYHAPTDCATIRKWLTKCADDSETANYISAHTKDCPKCNICIEKNGGCNHMQCSKCKHGEFRPGPGAWSVFLVLSSPLLLNFCWMCLGDWKTHGSEYYECSRYKENPDIVNQSQQAQAREALKKYLFYFERWENHNKSLQLEAQTYQRIHEKIQERVMNNLGTWIDWQYLQNAAKLLAKCRYTLQYTYPYAYYMESGPRKKLFEYQQAQLEAEIENLSWKVERADSYDRGDLENQMHIAEQRRRTLLKDFHDT
- the Arih2 gene encoding E3 ubiquitin-protein ligase ARIH2 isoform X5; the protein is MLTAIGCILLMALVSHSVAKLILVNFHWQVSEILDRYRSNSAQLLVEARVQPNPCKHVPTAHPPHHCAVCMQFVRKENLLSLACQHQFCRSCWEQHCSVLVKDGVGVGISCMAQDCPLRTPEDFVFPLLPNEELRDKYRRYLFRDYVESHYQLQLCPGADCPMVIQVQEPRARRVQCNRCNEVFCFKCRQMYHAPTDCATIRKWLTKCADDSETANYISAHTKDCPKCNICIEKNGGCNHMQCSKCKHDFCWMCLGDWKTHGSEYYECSRYKENPDIVNQSQQAQAREALKKYLFYFERWENHNKSLQLEAQTYQRIHEKIQERVMNNLGTWIDWQYLQNAAKLLAKCRYTLQYTYPYAYYMESGPRKKLFEYQQAQLEAEIENLSWKVERADSYDRGDLENQMHIAEQRRRTLLKDFHDT